In Candidatus Hydrogenedentota bacterium, the genomic stretch GCAGCGGGGCCAGCGCTGCGTACTCAGCACACGCTTGCTGAAAGGTCAACAACGCCGATTCATCCTTTCCAAGGTACGCGAGGGCAAGGCTGGCCAGCATCCGCGCAGGGGCCGTTGCGCCGGGGCTGGTCTGGAGGCGGCTTTGCGCGAGGGCAAGGGCGATATCCGGGTAGCCGTCCTGCAACAGGCTTAATGCATGCCAGAGATACACTACCCCGTCGCCTTCCGGCCAGCGGAAAAACTGGCGGCGCAACGCGGCAATTCTGAGCTCGCGCGCCGTCCCGTCATCCGTGTCATAGCCGATATCCGCAAGAATACGGTCACAATCGACTTCGGCAATGCCCGGCACAGGCGCCCCGATTCCCGTGGGGGTTCGCTCGGCTCTTGCGCGGCCGAGAATCACGTTGTGATGACCTGGAAACTCCCTGAATTGCAAACGCAGACCGCGTTTTGACAGATGCTCCCCCAGAATCCGCACGGGCAGGGCTCGTGCGGCCTGAACCGCTTCCGCGAAACTGCTGGCGCCTGCCCATGGGTAGTCCCAGGCGATCGGAAGAAAAGCCAGTGTGAGCCAGACATTCGCGTCCTTGCTCTCTGGGCGGAGAAAGAACGCCGCCGCCTCGTCACACGCGGCCTGAAATGTGTTGACTACCCGCTTCTGGCCGAAGGCGTCGGGAAGATAGTACTCCATCGCATGTCCGGGGCCGGCGTAGCACACAATGTCCAGCACAAGATCCCGGGGCGTACCTTGCTCCTGCACGTGCTCGGCGGCGCCTCGCCAGTCTGCACGTGTCGTCTCGGGCAGGAAGACCGCCAATTGAAACCCGTATAGCAGCATGATGGGCGCGGCGCACAGCGGCCTGACCGCGGCGGGGCGCAACCGCTCGCACAAGGCACCCAGACCCAGGTAGAGTCCGGCGTAGCCGTACATCGCATACATGATGCCCCCGAGCACTTGACCGGACAGTCCTTCCGCAAGCCCCAGAACGCACGGGGGCACGACACACAAAAGCAAAAGGAAAACCGCCGCCCCGGGCCGTTCACCGCCTGTGGAACCAGGCAATCTGGCCCGCCGGAACCGCCACGCCTGCGCAGCGGCAAGAAAGAACAGGCTTGACAGCGCCAAGGCGGACAACGATACAAGCCCGGCGTCAAACCAGGAACGCCATGCGAGCAAGGGAGTCCACCCCGAGGCCAAGGGCGCGGCTGGAATGGTC encodes the following:
- a CDS encoding glycosyltransferase family 39 protein; this translates as MSNVHGASRGNAHRLALLAIIALAAALRLYRLEEQSLWGDEYAITAQLQAPDLATNFRLIQMIIPEHAVSPFYYVLQYYWAHYVGFSLPVLRLLPIFFSVLSVFMICRVGRYLFGRTAGLIAALCMALSPQFIWFGQEVRSYALFYLLVLVASYALLRGVYDGPIDGPVMVRRSWKWWGMNLTVNALLPWVHALAPVFLFVQGLFLLILLRKAFRRLVYWGVLQCALLLPWTLFAFSMPYRNDHVSPGLKFAAILDNIFAGDLIVCNTELLPAWKTIPAAPLASGWTPLLAWRSWFDAGLVSLSALALSSLFFLAAAQAWRFRRARLPGSTGGERPGAAVFLLLLCVVPPCVLGLAEGLSGQVLGGIMYAMYGYAGLYLGLGALCERLRPAAVRPLCAAPIMLLYGFQLAVFLPETTRADWRGAAEHVQEQGTPRDLVLDIVCYAGPGHAMEYYLPDAFGQKRVVNTFQAACDEAAAFFLRPESKDANVWLTLAFLPIAWDYPWAGASSFAEAVQAARALPVRILGEHLSKRGLRLQFREFPGHHNVILGRARAERTPTGIGAPVPGIAEVDCDRILADIGYDTDDGTARELRIAALRRQFFRWPEGDGVVYLWHALSLLQDGYPDIALALAQSRLQTSPGATAPARMLASLALAYLGKDESALLTFQQACAEYAALAPLLGDFMTAVCRDHDRAAAWRETQKFRNMEFFLVSAMHAICGRRFS